From Candidatus Eisenbacteria bacterium, the proteins below share one genomic window:
- the atpC gene encoding F0F1 ATP synthase subunit epsilon (produces ATP from ADP in the presence of a proton gradient across the membrane; the epsilon subunit is part of the catalytic core of the ATP synthase complex), whose product VEYVEVPGTAGYFGVLAHHAPLVANLAKGMLTIRRAGGQNEKLEVSGGFFEVSHNKATVLADSIG is encoded by the coding sequence GGTCGAGTACGTCGAGGTTCCCGGCACCGCCGGCTACTTCGGCGTGCTCGCCCACCACGCTCCGCTGGTGGCCAACCTGGCGAAGGGCATGCTCACCATCCGCCGCGCCGGCGGCCAGAACGAGAAGCTCGAGGTGAGCGGCGGCTTCTTCGAGGTGAGTCACAACAAAGCGACCGTCT